The following are encoded together in the Lactuca sativa cultivar Salinas chromosome 1, Lsat_Salinas_v11, whole genome shotgun sequence genome:
- the LOC111918497 gene encoding uncharacterized protein LOC111918497, protein MVNWSWTSALIGAATATATAALMSAKPKDPTFHLVSINITSFKLSLPLVDAEVVLTVHVTNPNAVPIHYSSTEMSIFYAGSLLGTAKVSAGSQPPKSCQLLHLPARLNSMELAHHPVQVLADLRRREMVLDATVDIEGVARVGWWGHRFKVHVDSHVTVDPVYLDVVDQENKSDLDLFVA, encoded by the coding sequence ATGGTCAATTGGAGCTGGACCTCTGCCCTAATCGGAGCAGCAACGGCAACCGCCACAGCAGCACTGATGTCGGCAAAGCCGAAAGATCCGACGTTCCACCTCGTTTCCATCAACATCACTTCCTTCAAGCTCAGCCTCCCGTTGGTCGACGCCGAGGTCGTCCTCACCGTCCACGTAACAAACCCCAACGCCGTCCCTATCCACTACTCCTCCACCGAGATGTCGATTTTCTACGCCGGATCCTTGCTCGGCACCGCTAAGGTCTCTGCGGGATCCCAACCACCAAAATCCTGTCAGCTCCTCCATCTTCCGGCACGGCTGAATAGCATGGAGCTGGCACACCACCCGGTGCAGGTACTGGCGGACTTGAGGCGGCGGGAAATGGTGTTGGATGCGACGGTGGATATTGAAGGTGTGGCCAGGGTTGGGTGGTGGGGACATAGGTTTAAGGTACACGTGGATAGTCACGTGACGGTTGATCCTGTGTATCTTGATGTTGTTGATCAGGAAAATAAATCAGATTTGGATTTATTTGTTGCTTAA